The following coding sequences lie in one Pseudoalteromonas sp. Scap06 genomic window:
- a CDS encoding peptidoglycan DD-metalloendopeptidase family protein has translation MVHVVNTLPKKHKMLILGLVSAIVALAFLPSEKATASKDNSENTLEIGKRYELQIKVGENEKLTDLNSEQAAQKLPEYDFVDHLVKNGDNLANIFKRAGFSAQTLYKLVNTNAETRKLTKIHPGETLSFATAKDGSLAQLRYVISKTDTLYVTLNDEGQYDTSIDSKEIETLSKTAGGEISSSFWTSAIAAGLSERQIMNFADIFGWDVDFANDIRKGDEFGLIYESHFVDGEFIGTGKIIAAEFINQGERYTAIRHTDGNFYTPEGRSMKKAFLRAPVNFKYISSSFNPRRLHPVTGQVKAHRGIDYAARTGTPVVSSGNGKVIKAGYSKYNGNYVFISHGTQYVTKYLHLNKRLVRTGQKIKQGEKIGTVGSTGRVTGAHLHYEFLVNGVHRNPKTVKLPKSEPLPRSELAKFKPIADNFIAQLERNRELQLALK, from the coding sequence ATGGTCCACGTGGTTAACACGCTCCCCAAAAAACACAAAATGCTTATTCTAGGTTTGGTTTCTGCTATTGTTGCCTTAGCCTTTTTACCTTCTGAAAAAGCCACTGCATCCAAAGACAATAGCGAGAACACGCTAGAGATTGGTAAGCGTTACGAATTACAAATAAAAGTAGGTGAAAACGAAAAACTCACTGACTTAAATTCAGAGCAAGCAGCACAAAAGCTTCCAGAATATGATTTTGTTGATCACCTTGTTAAAAATGGTGACAATTTAGCGAACATTTTTAAGCGCGCTGGTTTTTCTGCGCAAACGCTTTATAAACTGGTTAACACAAATGCTGAAACACGCAAGCTTACCAAAATTCATCCAGGTGAAACACTAAGCTTTGCTACTGCAAAAGATGGTTCGTTGGCTCAGTTGCGTTACGTTATATCTAAAACAGATACCTTATATGTCACCCTTAATGACGAAGGCCAATACGATACTTCAATTGACAGCAAAGAAATAGAAACACTGAGCAAAACCGCCGGTGGGGAAATTTCTAGCAGTTTTTGGACGTCAGCAATTGCTGCTGGTTTAAGTGAGCGCCAAATCATGAACTTTGCCGATATATTTGGTTGGGACGTGGATTTTGCAAATGACATCCGTAAAGGTGATGAATTTGGCTTAATATATGAATCTCATTTTGTTGATGGTGAATTTATTGGCACCGGTAAGATTATTGCCGCAGAATTTATAAATCAAGGCGAACGTTACACAGCAATTCGACACACCGACGGTAATTTTTATACCCCTGAAGGGCGTAGTATGAAAAAAGCCTTCTTACGTGCACCGGTAAACTTTAAATATATTAGCTCAAGCTTTAATCCTCGCCGCTTACACCCTGTTACAGGACAAGTAAAAGCACACCGAGGTATTGACTATGCTGCGCGTACAGGCACGCCTGTTGTATCATCAGGTAATGGTAAAGTTATTAAAGCGGGCTACAGTAAATATAACGGTAATTACGTATTTATAAGCCACGGTACACAATACGTTACTAAGTACTTACACCTTAACAAACGTCTAGTTAGAACAGGGCAAAAAATCAAACAAGGTGAGAAAATTGGTACTGTAGGCTCAACAGGTCGAGTAACTGGGGCACATTTACATTATGAGTTTTTAGTTAACGGTGTTCATCGTAACCCCAAAACTGTGAAACTACCTAAATCTGAGCCATTACCACGCTCAGAGCTTGCTAAGTTTAAGCCTATTGCTGATAACTTTATTGCGCAACTTGAGCGTAACCGAGAACTTCAGTTGGCACTTAAATAA